The Bacteroidota bacterium sequence ATATTGAGCGAATTCAATAGGTTTCAAAAGAAAGAAGCTAAAACAACAAATGTTGTCATTGGAGAATTTGTAATTGATAATCTTTCGACTGGGAATTACAATTTAGTGGTGCAAATAAGAAATAGCAAAAACGAAATAGTAGTCGAAAAAAAGAGCTTTTTTCAAAGAAGTAACCCGGGGGTTGCACTAAATTTAAATGACATTAATAGCTTAAACCTTGAAAATTCTTTTGTGAAAGAAATTACTAATGTAGAAACTCTTAATGAATATATCAATTGCTTATATCCAATATCTACGCCTAAGGAACGACAATTTTCAGAAAATGTAGTAGCAAAAAATAATATTGAGTACATGCAAAAATATTTTCATGATTTCTGGACGAAAAGAAATTCCATAGCTCCCGAGCAAGAATGGAAAATATATAAAGAAATTGTTGATTTAGTTAATAAATCGTACAGTACGCAAATTAAAATGGGGTACGAAACAGACCGTGGCAGAATTTATTTACAATACGGAACTCCGAATTCTATCGAAGTATTTCATCACGAACCAGATTCTTATCCTTATGAAATTTGGCATTATCATCAAGTCAATGTTCAGACAAATTGTTTCTTTCTCTTTTACAATCCACATTTAATGGGAAAAGAATTTTGGTTGCTACACTCAAATGTGATTGGAGAATATAATAATCCTGAATATGAAGGTAGTTTATCGAAAAGAAGTGATAGCTACGAAATTGATATTTTGGATAGATAATAACTAAAAATTATTTTGGTTTTCAATTTTAACCTGAATAAATGAACATCGAATACTGATTTCAATTTTCAAGAATTCCCAACCAAACCATCTCTACTTTTACATCAAAAACTCTATATCAAACAAAGGAATTTAGAGTTCCTCCCCTATCCTGCCAAATAGTCATAAGTAAAAAATGGCATATACTTTGAAAAGCGGCACGGCAAAATATTGATGTTTAATTAAATTTTAGATAAAATGCAAAAAGGCAAAATTGGAGTAACAACGGAGAACATTTTTCCTATTATTAAAAAATTCTTATATTCCGACCACGAAATTTTCTTACGTGAGTTAATCTCTAACGCAATTGATGCTACACAAAAACTTATAACTTTAGCATCTATTGGCGATTATAAAGGAGATTTGGGAGATACTAAAGTGCAGGTGATTCTCAATGAGAAGAAAAAGACATTACAAATTTCCGACAAAGGAATTGGTATGACTGCCGATGAAATTAATAAATTCATAAATCAGATTGCTTTTTCGAGTGCCGAAGAATTTCTTGAAAAATATAAAAAGGAAGCCAATGCAATAATTGGTCATTTTGGTTTAGGTTTTTATTCTGCTTTTATGGTTTCAGAAAAAGTTGAAATTCTGACAAAATCGCATAAAGAAAACTCACAAGCAGTAAAATGGTCTTGCGATGGTAGCCCTGAATATTCTCTCGAAAATATTGAAAAGGAAGAAGTTGGAACAGATATAGTTTTATATTTCGACAAAGATTCTCAAGAATTTGCCAACGAGCAAAAAATAAATGAATTACTGACAAAGTATTGCAAATTCTTGCCAGTAGATATTGCTTTCGGAAAAGAAAAAGAGTGGAAAGATGGCAAAGAAGAAATAACTGATAAAGATAAAGTTATAAACAATTCTAATCCTGCATGGACCAGAAAACCAGCGGATTTGAAAGATGAAGATTATAAATCCTTCTATAAAGAATTGTATCCAATGCAATTCGATGATCCACTGTTCAACATACATTTAAATGTGGATTATCCATTCAACCTAACTGGGATTTTATATTTTCCAAAAATAAAGAAAAACATAGAAATACAGAAAAACAAAATTCAACTTTATTGCAATCAGGTATTTGTAACTGACTCTGTTGAAGGAATTGTACCCGAATTTCTTACATTGCTTCATGGTGTATTAGACTCGCCGGATATTCCTCTAAACGTTTCAAGAAGCTTTTTACAAAGCGATTCTAATGTTAAAAAAATCTCAAGTCATATTACCAAAAAAGTTGCTGACAAATTAGCCGATATTTTTAAAGAAAAAAGAGACGACTTTGAAAAGAAATGGGACGATTTGAAATTATTCATTGTGTACGGAATGTTGTCTGAAGAGAAATTCTATGAAAAAGCTGAGAATTTCGCCTTATTCAAAAATACCGATGGAAAATATTTTACTTTTGATGAATACAAAAAAGTAATTGGCGAAAATCAAAAAGACAAAGACAAAAAATTAGTATATCTTTATACATCAAATGCTGAAGAGCAATACAGTTACATAGAAGCGGCAAAATTGAAAGGCTACGATGTACTTGTTCTTGACGGACAACTTGACTCTCATTTCATAAATCATTTGGAAACAAAATTTAAGGACAGTTCGTTTGCACGTGTCGATGCCGATACTGTTGACAATCTTATTAAAAAAGATGAAAAACCAGCTTCAAGTATTTCTTTTGACCAACAAACAGATTTAACACCGGTATTTCAATCTCAATTGCCAAAAGAGAAAATTAATTTTATTGTAAACTACGAAGATTTGGGAGAAAAGAATAATCCTATTTTTATCACTCAAAACGAGTTTATGAGAAGGATGAAGGATATGTCGGCTACCGGTGGTGGTGGAATGAATTTCTATGGAGAATTGCCAGATAGCTTCAATCTTGTTGTAAATTCTAATCATCCGCTTGTAACTAAAATTATGGCTGAAAAAGATGATTCTCTCGGGAATGAGATTTCTGATATTAATTCAAAAATCAAACCTCTTGAAGAAGATAAAACTGCTTTAGAAGCTCTTAAAAAAGATAAAAAGGAAGAAGAAATTCCTCAAGAAGAGAAAGATAAATTAGAAGACACAGAAAAGAAAATCTCTACATTTAAGAAAGAAAAAGACGATCTTCTCACAAAATATGGAAAAGACAATAAATTGGTAAAACAACTGATAGATCTTGCTCTACTTGCAAACGGAATGTTGAAAGGCGAAGAGCTTACAAAATTTGTAAAACGAAGTGTTGAATTAATCAAATAGTTATTTTGATTTTCACTTCAACGAAAGTTGTATATACAAAAATGGCTGGAATTAAATTATTCCAGCCTTTTTTTTTTGTGATTGAATTCTGATTATTTATTTAAAAATATTTGCTTAGAATATGTGCCTTCTTTGGTTATCAGTTTTATCAAATATGTTCCGTTTGATAAGTTTGAAAGATCAATTGTTGTATTATCATTTTTAACTGAATGGTATGCAACTTTTTCTCCAAGAATATTATAGATATAAATTTCTGAATTTCTAATGTTTTCAATATTAAGCAAACCATTTGTTGGATTTGGATAAATATTAATTCCTGAATTTTCAAAATCAGAAATTGCCGAAAGATCAGAAATATCAACACTTGCAATTTGCACACAACCCAATGAATCTGTAACTATAACAGTATATGTGCCTTCCTGAAGGTCTGTGGCTGTTTCAGTGGTTTGATTATTAGAGTCATCCCATTGGTATGTAAATGGTGGAGTTCCTCCAGTAACAGTAACTGTTGCTGAACCAAATACTCCAATCTCTGTAATATTTGTAGCTTCAGTTGCTAAACTCATACTGCACAAATCTTCAATTTCAAATTGTGTTGCCATGAAGATATCTTTATTATCATCATTTTGAACAAAAACGATAAGTTTACAATTGGCAATATCAATTTGTGAAGGAATTTGATAAGTAAAACTTAATGGGACAATATCTCCATCTGATGGATTATTTAGGTTTGTGCCAAATTCTCCCGGAAACATATTTCTCATTACGTCAGGGAAGGAAATTTCGCCATTAGTACCTGGAGCAGAAGTGTATTCTACATCCTCTACTAAAACAGCATGAGCGATGATTGTACCATTGTCAAAATTGGTATAAGCTTCAAAGGATAAGTCAATTTGCAATTCTGAGTCAATAAAATCTGCAGTTCCTGTGATATTTAAAAACCCAAATCGCATATATTCAGCATCAATTTTGTCTTGTGTTACAACACTTGGCAAACCTTGATCAATATTACCAGAAATAACACAATTTGGAACTCCGGATACATCATAGTAATCTACTCTGGCATTTCCTAAACCATTATTATCGTTAAAATCGTACATTGGGTCAGTACCAGGCCAAGAAGTATGGTAAGCAATGTGCGTTACTTTATCAATATTCTGTGCATTTGTAATTAAAGCATCCAAAGCAGGATTTTGACTGGCACATGGTCCACAAGAAGCTTGAGTAAAATGCTCAATTAAAACAAGTCTTTGAGATGTATTACTTAAATTAAATGCTGTTTGATAACCACTATTATTATCAAGATCAGCATCATAAGCTAAGGCAGTAGTAACAGTAATGCTATATTCGCCAACTACAGATAAATCTGCTGTTTGAGCAAAAGAAAAACTTGCTGTTTCTCCGTAAGTCAAACTTCCGGTAAAAGTTTCTGTAACCGCAGTAGCTCCATTAATTTCATAACTAATTGGAAATCCAGAAATTGTTTCAGTACCATAATTTTTAATCTCAACTGAAATTGTTTCAGTGTTTGTTAAACCAACTCCAGTAATAGGTGATACAAAACCTACAACAGCAACATCAAAAGAATCAACAACGGTTGACAAATCATAACCAAAAATTGTAGTATTTTGAATTAATCCACCTATAGTTGTAGTCCCTGGAACAATATTGCTTTGAATAAATAATCCACCTCCTAATCCAGAGGATAAACCTAAATCTACTAAAGCATCTGTCATAATTCCTGTTTGCATACCGGTAGCAATATCTATTTGTTTTAATTCAGCCACTCCATCACCGGAATTTGCAGAAATTACCCAAAGATATGGTCCACCAATAGACTCATTATCAAATGCAGAACCGTAAGTAGAGGCGCAACCATGTGTTGCTGAAGGAATTGTATTTATAATAGATCCTGTTCTGCTAACCAAATTCATATCAGTTGACCAATTTCCAACCCAAAATCCATTATTAACATTATCATAAGCAATATGTCGTACCTCGGCTGGAGCACAACTGATACTGCTAATAAGAGTTTGTGCGCCAAAATCCATTTCATAAATTGTAGTACCGGCACTTCCTCCATAAAAATATGTTCCATCGTAAGCTAGATCACGCAATCCACTCGCACCGGAAATTGTAAATCCACCAACATAAACTCCATTCATGTCGTATTTAAAAATAGAATCTCCATTCCACTGAGTAGTGTAGAAAAAACTACCATCGGTTTCGGCACCTGCTTGAGGAGAATGTGCAGGATCGGTTGGGAAATTGAACTGCACGTTCCATGATTTTGCACTATTGCTGACTTGAACCGGAGGCTTGGGGTTAGCAATTGTCATTGTTGTCTCATCATATTCTCCAACTATAATTCTTTCACCAATTTGCTGAGAAAAAACAGAAAGTGAGAATAAAGAAATTAATAAAAATAAATACACTTTTTTCATACTTTTTTAATTTAAGTTAATAATATTGAGTGAATATTTAGAAATATTTATAAGCTTCATTTTTTAAAAAATCTATTGCCAATCTTGCTGGCAAATGTTTTATATTTATCTGGCTTTCAAGAATTTCCTTGCTCAACTCTATTGCCGGACTGTTTGGTTTAACTTTCAGGGCAAAAGTGTTTATTTGTTTCACGATACTTTCGCGTGCATTAATCACAATTTCCCATGCTTTTACAGAAACATACAATTGCTGAGAAAGATTATGTTCAAATTCCGCTCTTATGTTTC is a genomic window containing:
- a CDS encoding GWxTD domain-containing protein, producing the protein MKKVVFLIIILAFIFSKEVISADDKIQAYFDYAIFNSVENEPFIETYLSIVGESVIFKFNENKKYQASVEIVILFKQGGKIIDFRKYNLLSPEISDTLEAKPTFIDQQRISLPNGIYNLEFEISDNNKKSYKQKYNDIITISLPKNEISFSDIQFIEKYSANSQINKFSKSGYDLVPFVSNFYPKSINKLIFYCEIYYSNKIFTKNEKYLCKYFIESYETNVILSEFNRFQKKEAKTTNVVIGEFVIDNLSTGNYNLVVQIRNSKNEIVVEKKSFFQRSNPGVALNLNDINSLNLENSFVKEITNVETLNEYINCLYPISTPKERQFSENVVAKNNIEYMQKYFHDFWTKRNSIAPEQEWKIYKEIVDLVNKSYSTQIKMGYETDRGRIYLQYGTPNSIEVFHHEPDSYPYEIWHYHQVNVQTNCFFLFYNPHLMGKEFWLLHSNVIGEYNNPEYEGSLSKRSDSYEIDILDR
- the htpG gene encoding molecular chaperone HtpG, encoding MQKGKIGVTTENIFPIIKKFLYSDHEIFLRELISNAIDATQKLITLASIGDYKGDLGDTKVQVILNEKKKTLQISDKGIGMTADEINKFINQIAFSSAEEFLEKYKKEANAIIGHFGLGFYSAFMVSEKVEILTKSHKENSQAVKWSCDGSPEYSLENIEKEEVGTDIVLYFDKDSQEFANEQKINELLTKYCKFLPVDIAFGKEKEWKDGKEEITDKDKVINNSNPAWTRKPADLKDEDYKSFYKELYPMQFDDPLFNIHLNVDYPFNLTGILYFPKIKKNIEIQKNKIQLYCNQVFVTDSVEGIVPEFLTLLHGVLDSPDIPLNVSRSFLQSDSNVKKISSHITKKVADKLADIFKEKRDDFEKKWDDLKLFIVYGMLSEEKFYEKAENFALFKNTDGKYFTFDEYKKVIGENQKDKDKKLVYLYTSNAEEQYSYIEAAKLKGYDVLVLDGQLDSHFINHLETKFKDSSFARVDADTVDNLIKKDEKPASSISFDQQTDLTPVFQSQLPKEKINFIVNYEDLGEKNNPIFITQNEFMRRMKDMSATGGGGMNFYGELPDSFNLVVNSNHPLVTKIMAEKDDSLGNEISDINSKIKPLEEDKTALEALKKDKKEEEIPQEEKDKLEDTEKKISTFKKEKDDLLTKYGKDNKLVKQLIDLALLANGMLKGEELTKFVKRSVELIK
- a CDS encoding T9SS type A sorting domain-containing protein, producing MKKVYLFLLISLFSLSVFSQQIGERIIVGEYDETTMTIANPKPPVQVSNSAKSWNVQFNFPTDPAHSPQAGAETDGSFFYTTQWNGDSIFKYDMNGVYVGGFTISGASGLRDLAYDGTYFYGGSAGTTIYEMDFGAQTLISSISCAPAEVRHIAYDNVNNGFWVGNWSTDMNLVSRTGSIINTIPSATHGCASTYGSAFDNESIGGPYLWVISANSGDGVAELKQIDIATGMQTGIMTDALVDLGLSSGLGGGLFIQSNIVPGTTTIGGLIQNTTIFGYDLSTVVDSFDVAVVGFVSPITGVGLTNTETISVEIKNYGTETISGFPISYEINGATAVTETFTGSLTYGETASFSFAQTADLSVVGEYSITVTTALAYDADLDNNSGYQTAFNLSNTSQRLVLIEHFTQASCGPCASQNPALDALITNAQNIDKVTHIAYHTSWPGTDPMYDFNDNNGLGNARVDYYDVSGVPNCVISGNIDQGLPSVVTQDKIDAEYMRFGFLNITGTADFIDSELQIDLSFEAYTNFDNGTIIAHAVLVEDVEYTSAPGTNGEISFPDVMRNMFPGEFGTNLNNPSDGDIVPLSFTYQIPSQIDIANCKLIVFVQNDDNKDIFMATQFEIEDLCSMSLATEATNITEIGVFGSATVTVTGGTPPFTYQWDDSNNQTTETATDLQEGTYTVIVTDSLGCVQIASVDISDLSAISDFENSGINIYPNPTNGLLNIENIRNSEIYIYNILGEKVAYHSVKNDNTTIDLSNLSNGTYLIKLITKEGTYSKQIFLNK